One window of the Trifolium pratense cultivar HEN17-A07 linkage group LG2, ARS_RC_1.1, whole genome shotgun sequence genome contains the following:
- the LOC123910090 gene encoding uncharacterized protein LOC123910090 isoform X3, with product MRGSSSISEARWFAVTITLTTLSAITISAAAAYIFKRKCNSLKSKINELESSLISCSDKCASERQGRIRAQKLLRKQLTQPKSQNPNLTSYPMIPIGTVHSCFSTRYGTPRQPLLVPLARACLVFNTTRVPPASLEGLADYSHCWIIYVFHLNTDLEKMWKHPSQSGFKAKVRVPRLKGGRMGVFGTRSPHRPCPIGLTVAKVEAVQGNMILLSGVDLVDGTPVLDVKPYLPYCDSIQDAVVPNWLMEDNLFSVASISFSEDFASSLENCWIMAEKKSLYASPGEFQSLVTQVLAWDIRSLSQRIRPHDVILKKEKDQLLGDTSDVDEHLDETAFVRDREQNSPNSMEVIYHLILEGLDVSYKIDHDGNVIVEKVSTFAVLDNKINSSYNYLTWKDKLR from the exons ATGCGCGGTAGCAGCAGCATTTCAGAAGCAAGATGGTTTGCAGTGACAATCACATTAACAACACTCTCCGCCATTACCATCTCTG cagcagcagcttACATATTCAAGCGTAAATGTAACTCTCTCAAATCCAAAATCAATGAACTCGAATCATCTCTCATCTCTTGCTCCGATAAATGCGCCTCCGAAAGGCAAGGTCGAATTAGGGCTCAAAAG TTGTTGAGAAAACAACTAACTCAACCTAAATCACAAAACCCAAACCTCACTTCTTATCCTATGATTCCCATTGGTACCGTCCACTCTTGCTTCTCTACCAG GTATGGGACACCAAGGCAACCATTACTTGTACCACTTGCTAGAGCATGTTTGGTTTTCAATACAACTCGTGTTCCTCCAGCATCACTTGAGGGTTTAGCGGATTATTCTCATTGCTGGATTATATATGTATTTCATTTAAATACTGATCTTGAAAAGATGTGGAAGCATCCATCTCAATCAGGGTTTAAGGCAAAG GTGAGAGTCCCTAGACTTAAAGGTGGAAGAATGGGAGTGTTTGGCACAAGATCCCCACATCGTCCGTGCCCCATTGGACTCACAGTTGCAAAG GTAGAGGCTGTCCAGGGAAATATGATTTTGCTGTCTGGTGTGGATCTGGTTGACGGAACT CCGGTGCTTGATGTCAAGCCTTATTTACCATATTGTGACAGCATCCAAGATGCTGTGGTGCCAAATTGGCTTATG GAGGATAACTTATTTTCAGTAGCTTCTATTAGCTTTTCAGAGGACTTCgcttcatcacttgaaaattgtTGGATAATGGCG GAAAAGAAGTCACTCTATGCATCACCAGGTGAGTTCCAAAGCCTAGTAACACAGGTTCTAGCGTGGGATATCCGATCATTGAGTCAGCGAATTAGGCCTCATGATGTTATCCTGAAGAAAGAAAAGGATCAACTTTTGGGTGATACTTCTGATGTAGATGAGCACCTAGATGAAACGGCTTTTGTCCGTGACAGAGAGCAGAATTCTCCAAATTCTATGGAAGTAATTTATCACCTAATTTTGGAGGGACTTGATGTCTCGTATAAAATTGATCATGATGGTAATGTCATTGTAGAAAAGGTATCAACCTTTGCTGTCTTGGACAATAAGATTAATAGTTCCTACAATTACTTGACATGGAAAGACAAGTTGCGTTGA
- the LOC123910090 gene encoding uncharacterized protein LOC123910090 isoform X4: MRGSSSISEARWFAVTITLTTLSAITISAAAYIFKRKCNSLKSKINELESSLISCSDKCASERQGRIRAQKLLRKQLTQPKSQNPNLTSYPMIPIGTVHSCFSTRYGTPRQPLLVPLARACLVFNTTRVPPASLEGLADYSHCWIIYVFHLNTDLEKMWKHPSQSGFKAKVRVPRLKGGRMGVFGTRSPHRPCPIGLTVAKVEAVQGNMILLSGVDLVDGTPVLDVKPYLPYCDSIQDAVVPNWLMEDNLFSVASISFSEDFASSLENCWIMAEKKSLYASPGEFQSLVTQVLAWDIRSLSQRIRPHDVILKKEKDQLLGDTSDVDEHLDETAFVRDREQNSPNSMEVIYHLILEGLDVSYKIDHDGNVIVEKVSTFAVLDNKINSSYNYLTWKDKLR; this comes from the exons ATGCGCGGTAGCAGCAGCATTTCAGAAGCAAGATGGTTTGCAGTGACAATCACATTAACAACACTCTCCGCCATTACCATCTCTG cagcagcttACATATTCAAGCGTAAATGTAACTCTCTCAAATCCAAAATCAATGAACTCGAATCATCTCTCATCTCTTGCTCCGATAAATGCGCCTCCGAAAGGCAAGGTCGAATTAGGGCTCAAAAG TTGTTGAGAAAACAACTAACTCAACCTAAATCACAAAACCCAAACCTCACTTCTTATCCTATGATTCCCATTGGTACCGTCCACTCTTGCTTCTCTACCAG GTATGGGACACCAAGGCAACCATTACTTGTACCACTTGCTAGAGCATGTTTGGTTTTCAATACAACTCGTGTTCCTCCAGCATCACTTGAGGGTTTAGCGGATTATTCTCATTGCTGGATTATATATGTATTTCATTTAAATACTGATCTTGAAAAGATGTGGAAGCATCCATCTCAATCAGGGTTTAAGGCAAAG GTGAGAGTCCCTAGACTTAAAGGTGGAAGAATGGGAGTGTTTGGCACAAGATCCCCACATCGTCCGTGCCCCATTGGACTCACAGTTGCAAAG GTAGAGGCTGTCCAGGGAAATATGATTTTGCTGTCTGGTGTGGATCTGGTTGACGGAACT CCGGTGCTTGATGTCAAGCCTTATTTACCATATTGTGACAGCATCCAAGATGCTGTGGTGCCAAATTGGCTTATG GAGGATAACTTATTTTCAGTAGCTTCTATTAGCTTTTCAGAGGACTTCgcttcatcacttgaaaattgtTGGATAATGGCG GAAAAGAAGTCACTCTATGCATCACCAGGTGAGTTCCAAAGCCTAGTAACACAGGTTCTAGCGTGGGATATCCGATCATTGAGTCAGCGAATTAGGCCTCATGATGTTATCCTGAAGAAAGAAAAGGATCAACTTTTGGGTGATACTTCTGATGTAGATGAGCACCTAGATGAAACGGCTTTTGTCCGTGACAGAGAGCAGAATTCTCCAAATTCTATGGAAGTAATTTATCACCTAATTTTGGAGGGACTTGATGTCTCGTATAAAATTGATCATGATGGTAATGTCATTGTAGAAAAGGTATCAACCTTTGCTGTCTTGGACAATAAGATTAATAGTTCCTACAATTACTTGACATGGAAAGACAAGTTGCGTTGA
- the LOC123910090 gene encoding uncharacterized protein LOC123910090 isoform X1 has translation MRGSSSISEARWFAVTITLTTLSAITISAAAAAAYIFKRKCNSLKSKINELESSLISCSDKCASERQGRIRAQKLLRKQLTQPKSQNPNLTSYPMIPIGTVHSCFSTRYGTPRQPLLVPLARACLVFNTTRVPPASLEGLADYSHCWIIYVFHLNTDLEKMWKHPSQSGFKAKVRVPRLKGGRMGVFGTRSPHRPCPIGLTVAKVEAVQGNMILLSGVDLVDGTPVLDVKPYLPYCDSIQDAVVPNWLMEDNLFSVASISFSEDFASSLENCWIMAEKKSLYASPGEFQSLVTQVLAWDIRSLSQRIRPHDVILKKEKDQLLGDTSDVDEHLDETAFVRDREQNSPNSMEVIYHLILEGLDVSYKIDHDGNVIVEKVSTFAVLDNKINSSYNYLTWKDKLR, from the exons ATGCGCGGTAGCAGCAGCATTTCAGAAGCAAGATGGTTTGCAGTGACAATCACATTAACAACACTCTCCGCCATTACCATCTCTG cagcagcagcagcagcttACATATTCAAGCGTAAATGTAACTCTCTCAAATCCAAAATCAATGAACTCGAATCATCTCTCATCTCTTGCTCCGATAAATGCGCCTCCGAAAGGCAAGGTCGAATTAGGGCTCAAAAG TTGTTGAGAAAACAACTAACTCAACCTAAATCACAAAACCCAAACCTCACTTCTTATCCTATGATTCCCATTGGTACCGTCCACTCTTGCTTCTCTACCAG GTATGGGACACCAAGGCAACCATTACTTGTACCACTTGCTAGAGCATGTTTGGTTTTCAATACAACTCGTGTTCCTCCAGCATCACTTGAGGGTTTAGCGGATTATTCTCATTGCTGGATTATATATGTATTTCATTTAAATACTGATCTTGAAAAGATGTGGAAGCATCCATCTCAATCAGGGTTTAAGGCAAAG GTGAGAGTCCCTAGACTTAAAGGTGGAAGAATGGGAGTGTTTGGCACAAGATCCCCACATCGTCCGTGCCCCATTGGACTCACAGTTGCAAAG GTAGAGGCTGTCCAGGGAAATATGATTTTGCTGTCTGGTGTGGATCTGGTTGACGGAACT CCGGTGCTTGATGTCAAGCCTTATTTACCATATTGTGACAGCATCCAAGATGCTGTGGTGCCAAATTGGCTTATG GAGGATAACTTATTTTCAGTAGCTTCTATTAGCTTTTCAGAGGACTTCgcttcatcacttgaaaattgtTGGATAATGGCG GAAAAGAAGTCACTCTATGCATCACCAGGTGAGTTCCAAAGCCTAGTAACACAGGTTCTAGCGTGGGATATCCGATCATTGAGTCAGCGAATTAGGCCTCATGATGTTATCCTGAAGAAAGAAAAGGATCAACTTTTGGGTGATACTTCTGATGTAGATGAGCACCTAGATGAAACGGCTTTTGTCCGTGACAGAGAGCAGAATTCTCCAAATTCTATGGAAGTAATTTATCACCTAATTTTGGAGGGACTTGATGTCTCGTATAAAATTGATCATGATGGTAATGTCATTGTAGAAAAGGTATCAACCTTTGCTGTCTTGGACAATAAGATTAATAGTTCCTACAATTACTTGACATGGAAAGACAAGTTGCGTTGA
- the LOC123909701 gene encoding CMP-sialic acid transporter 1 translates to MQWYLVATLLTVLTSSQGILTTLSQTNGAYTYDYATVPFLAEVFKLAVSSLLLWKECQKSPLPKMTTDWKTVTLYPIPSVIYLIHNNVQFATLTFVDTSTYQIMGNLKIVTTGILFRLFLGRRLSNLQWMAIVLLAVGTTTSQVKGCGEASCDSLFSAPIQGYMLGVLSACLSALAGIYTEFLMKKNNDSLYWQNIQLYTFGSIFNLAKLIVDDFRGGFENGPWWQRIFNGYTITTWLVVLNLGSTGLLVSWLMKHADNIVKVYSTSMAMLLTMILSTFLFSFKPTLQLFLGIIICMMSLHMYFAPPNMLLDMPLPVKSDEEERLVEISVDRRTRS, encoded by the exons atgcagTGGTACTTAGTCGCTACGCTTCTCACAGTTCTCACCAGTTCTCAG GGAATATTAACAACACTATCACAAACCAATGGAGCATATACCTATGATTATGCAACTGTTCCATTTCTCGCCGAAGTTTTCAAGCTTGCTGTATCAAGTTTGTTACTTTGGAAGGAATGCCAAAAGTCACCTTTACCAAAGATGACAACGGATTGGAAAACAGTTACTTTGTATCCAATTCCTTCTGTTATATATCTCATTCATAATAATGTTCAGTTTGCTACCCTCACTTTTGTTGATACTTCCACATATCAAATCATGGGTAATTTGAAGATTGTTACCACTGGAATACTATTCAG GCTTTTCTTGGGGAGGAGGCTTTCTAACTTGCAGTGGATGGCTATTGTGTTGTTGGCTGTTGGAACAACCACAAGTCAG GTCAAGGGCTGTGGAGAGGCTTCCTGTGACTCCCTTTTCTCAGCACCAATTCAGGGTTACATGTTAGGAGTTCTATCTGCTTGTCTCTCAGCATTAGCTGGAATTTATACAGAGTTTTTGATGAAGAAAAACAACGACAGCTTATACTGGCAGAATATACAGTTGTACAC GTTTGGTTCAATTTTCAATCTGGCAAAGCTTATTGTGGATGATTTCAGAGGTGGCTTTGAAAATGGGCCCTGGTGGCAACGCATTTTCAATGGATACACTATCACGACCTGGTTGGTGGTATTAAATCTAGGGTCTACCGGTCTTTTAGTTTCATGGTTAATGAAACATGCTGATAATATTGTAAAG GTCTATTCCACATCCATGGCAATGCTGCTGACAATGATTCTATCAACATTCCTCTTCAGCTTCAAACCTACACTGCAG CTATTCTTGGGAATTATTATTTGTATGATGTCTCTACACATGTATTTTGCCCCACCAAATATGCTCTTAGATATGCCATTACCAGTTAAATCAGATGAAGAAGAGAGGCTCGTTGAAATTTCAGTTGATCGGAGAACACGTTCATGA
- the LOC123910090 gene encoding uncharacterized protein LOC123910090 isoform X2, with the protein MRGSSSISEARWFAVTITLTTLSAITISAAAAAYIFKRKCNSLKSKINELESSLISCSDKCASERQGRIRAQKLLRKQLTQPKSQNPNLTSYPMIPIGTVHSCFSTRYGTPRQPLLVPLARACLVFNTTRVPPASLEGLADYSHCWIIYVFHLNTDLEKMWKHPSQSGFKAKVRVPRLKGGRMGVFGTRSPHRPCPIGLTVAKVEAVQGNMILLSGVDLVDGTPVLDVKPYLPYCDSIQDAVVPNWLMEDNLFSVASISFSEDFASSLENCWIMAEKKSLYASPGEFQSLVTQVLAWDIRSLSQRIRPHDVILKKEKDQLLGDTSDVDEHLDETAFVRDREQNSPNSMEVIYHLILEGLDVSYKIDHDGNVIVEKVSTFAVLDNKINSSYNYLTWKDKLR; encoded by the exons ATGCGCGGTAGCAGCAGCATTTCAGAAGCAAGATGGTTTGCAGTGACAATCACATTAACAACACTCTCCGCCATTACCATCTCTG cagcagcagcagcttACATATTCAAGCGTAAATGTAACTCTCTCAAATCCAAAATCAATGAACTCGAATCATCTCTCATCTCTTGCTCCGATAAATGCGCCTCCGAAAGGCAAGGTCGAATTAGGGCTCAAAAG TTGTTGAGAAAACAACTAACTCAACCTAAATCACAAAACCCAAACCTCACTTCTTATCCTATGATTCCCATTGGTACCGTCCACTCTTGCTTCTCTACCAG GTATGGGACACCAAGGCAACCATTACTTGTACCACTTGCTAGAGCATGTTTGGTTTTCAATACAACTCGTGTTCCTCCAGCATCACTTGAGGGTTTAGCGGATTATTCTCATTGCTGGATTATATATGTATTTCATTTAAATACTGATCTTGAAAAGATGTGGAAGCATCCATCTCAATCAGGGTTTAAGGCAAAG GTGAGAGTCCCTAGACTTAAAGGTGGAAGAATGGGAGTGTTTGGCACAAGATCCCCACATCGTCCGTGCCCCATTGGACTCACAGTTGCAAAG GTAGAGGCTGTCCAGGGAAATATGATTTTGCTGTCTGGTGTGGATCTGGTTGACGGAACT CCGGTGCTTGATGTCAAGCCTTATTTACCATATTGTGACAGCATCCAAGATGCTGTGGTGCCAAATTGGCTTATG GAGGATAACTTATTTTCAGTAGCTTCTATTAGCTTTTCAGAGGACTTCgcttcatcacttgaaaattgtTGGATAATGGCG GAAAAGAAGTCACTCTATGCATCACCAGGTGAGTTCCAAAGCCTAGTAACACAGGTTCTAGCGTGGGATATCCGATCATTGAGTCAGCGAATTAGGCCTCATGATGTTATCCTGAAGAAAGAAAAGGATCAACTTTTGGGTGATACTTCTGATGTAGATGAGCACCTAGATGAAACGGCTTTTGTCCGTGACAGAGAGCAGAATTCTCCAAATTCTATGGAAGTAATTTATCACCTAATTTTGGAGGGACTTGATGTCTCGTATAAAATTGATCATGATGGTAATGTCATTGTAGAAAAGGTATCAACCTTTGCTGTCTTGGACAATAAGATTAATAGTTCCTACAATTACTTGACATGGAAAGACAAGTTGCGTTGA